Sequence from the Priestia megaterium genome:
AGCACATCACGAGCATCGGTTGTTTTTAATTCATATTCTGGAATAGCCATCACGATATCGACATCAAATTCAGGTATTTGAGCAATATATGTTTCATTTTCATGATGGTAACCAACAACGATTCCGCCGTAAATAGAAGGGCTGACGTTATCGGGATGTCCTTCCATTAAGCTGCTGATGCGAAGCTTTTCTCTTTTTGATAAACGCAAGTCACACAGTACATTGGCCAGCTCGATTCCAGCTACGATAGCCGATGCGCTGCTTCCAAGTCCCCTTGCTAATGGAATATTGCTCCAAACAGAGACCTTCGCACTTGGAAGATCAATGTTAAATTGACGAGCCACGTCTTGTGCCACTTCATACATTAAGTTATCTGTACCTGTAGGAATACTTTGCACTTCTTTTGTCTCAGCGATAAAAATCCATTCGTCATGACGCTCTACTGTTAATCTTAAGTAGCGAGATAAAGCCACTCCAATGGAATCAAACCCTGGCCCTAAATTAGCAGAGCTAGCTGGGACCGTAATGACAAAACGTTCATTTTCTAGCATGAAGCAACGACACCTTGGATATACTCAAATACCTTTTCTTCATCATTTGGTAAAACCACTGGCTTTACATTGTGAGCATCGATTGCTACGTTTGGATCTTTTAATCCGTTACCTGTTAGTACAGCGACAACCGTTGAACCTTTTGCAATTTTACCAGAAGCTACATCTTTAAACACACCAGCTATTGAAGCGCAAGAACCTGGCTCTGCAAATACACCTTCTTTGCGTGCAATTGTACGATATGCTTCTAAGATTTGTTCATCTGTTACTTCATCAATTTTTCCGTTTGATTCTTTTGCTGCGTTTACAGCATAATCCCAGCTTGCTGGATTTCCGATTCGAATAGCCGTTGCAATTGTTTCTGGATTTTCGATAACTTGATTACGCACGATCGCCGCTGCACCTTCTGCTTCAAACCCGTGCATATGAGGAAGAGACGTTTGGTGACGTTCACTGTATTCTTTGAATCCTTTCCAGTAAGCTGTAATATTACCTGCATTCCCCACTGGGATAGCTAAAACGTCAGGCGCTTTTCCAAGCTGTTCACAAATCTCGAAAGAAGCTGTTTTTTGCCCTTCAATACGGTATGGGTTCACGGAGTTTACAAGTGCAACTGGTGATGTTTCACTTAGCTTACGAACCATAGAAAGCGCTTGGTCAAAGTTTCCTTCAATTGCTACAATTTCTGCACCATACATAACAGCTTGAGCTAATTTCCCCATCGCAATTTTCCCATTTGGAATAACAACGATACAGCGCATGCCAGCGCGTGATGCATAAGCTGCTGCAGCTGCGGATGTGTTACCGGTAGATGCACAAATAACCGTATTGCTTCCTTCTTCTTTTGCTTTTGCTACAGCCATTACCATTCCGCGGTCTTTAAATGACCCCGTTGGATTTAACCCTTCTACTTTCACGTGTAAATCAATGCCTAGCTCTTTTGATAAATGAGCAAGATGAATTAAGGGCGTATTTCCTTCATGTAGTGTAAGCATAGGTGTTTTCTCTGTTACAGGTAAAAATTCTTTATATTCAGCTAATAGACCTTTCCACATCATACTGTGCCAACTCCCTCTACGCGGTAACTGCTTTTTACATTTTCTACAATTGGTAAATCCCGAAGCTGCTGAAGGATTTCCTCATAATCTTTTTGAGATGTTTTGTGTGTAACAACAACAATTTCAGCTAATTCGCTTCCTTTCACAGGAAGTTGGATAATTTTTTCGAAGCTCACGCCACGCTCTGAAAATAGTGTTGTTAATTTTGCAAATGCTCCAACTTGATCTTTAACATGAATACGTAAGAAATGCTTCGAGAACATTTCATCTTCTGTTTTTAACTGTTTTGGATACTGAGGTGTTACCGCACTTTTCCCATTCACACCTAAACGCATGTTTTTCATAACACCTACTAAATCTGATACAACAGCAGTGGCAGTTGGCAGGCTTCCTGCCCCCGGTCCATAAAACATCGTCTCGCCGACAGCTTCTCCGTATACATATACAGCGTTGTACTCATCGCTTACTGAAGCAAGAGGATGTGTATCTGCTAAAAGAGTTGGTTGAACACTAACTTCTACATTGTCTCCGTCACGATGTGCATATCCAATCAGCTTCATCGTATAGCCTAATTGTTTACTATATTGCAAGTCGTCTTCTGTTACTTCTGTAATACCTTGAACACGAACATCATCCAAGTCAATTTTCATTGAAAAGCCTAGTGTAGCCAAGATTGCCATTTTGCGAGCAGCATCTAAACCACCTACGTCAGAAGTTGGATCCGCTTCAGCATATCCTAAATCCTGCGCTTCTTTTAACACTTCATCATAAGCGCTTCCTTCTTTTGTCATTTTCGTTAAAATGAAGTTTGTTGTTCCATTTACAATTCCCATCATTTTGGTAATACGATCAGATGCTAATCCATCTGCTAATCCACGAAGAATTGGAATACCGCCTGCTACACTTGCTTCATAAAATAAATCACAGCTATTTTCAGAAGCTACTGTTAATAATTCTGAGCCGTAAACTGCCATTAAATCTTTGTTTGCCGTTACAACATGCTTTTTATTACGAAGGGCTGTTAAGATATAATCTCTTGTTTCTTCAACGCCACCCATTACTTCAATGACAACGTCAATCTCCGCGTTATGTAAAACGTCTTCAACATTCGTTGTTAATTTATCTTCACTGATTTCTACGTCACGTTTCTTATCAATATCTTTAACTACTACTTTCTTAACTTCTACAGGACATCCGACTTGATGACTTAATTTATCCTGATGATTTTCAATAATTTTGACTACTCCGCTTCCTACCGTTCCTAACCCTAATAATCCTACTGAAATACTTTTTGTCATATTCCTCACCTCTGTGTTCTTTCTACGTATACATTTGTTCTCTTATAGAGGACATTATAGACCTTATTTTTCTTTTTTACAAGGTTTACTTGCCATCTTTTCTCGTAAACTCGTTAAAAAAATTGGTATATAAAGATAAATGTAAATTTTTAAAATATTTCATTTTATTATCATAACATGGCTACCACTGTTTTTTAATAAAAAAAAGACAATTTCACCGAAATGAAATTGCCTTTTTCCACTATGATTTTTTCGCAAACGCTTCTTTATTTACAATTGTAATAGGAGACTCGTTTGTGAGAACTGCTTTAATGTTTTTTACGCATAAAGAAATCATTTCCGTGCGCGTTTCGATACTCGCACTGCCGATATGAGGAAGAGCTACAACATTAGGCAATTGAAGAAGAGGGTGAGAAGCAGAGATAGGCTCTTGATCGAATACATCCAAGCCAGCTCCAGCAATTTCACCGGATTGAATCGCATGTAACAATGCTTGCTCATCAACCACTGCTCCTCTTGAAGCATTAATAAAAATCGCAGTTGTTTTCATCTGTTCAAATGCTGATGCATTAAATAAATGTTTGGTTTCGTCCGTTAACGGTGTCAAACAAATAACAAAATCAGATCGTTCAAGCAGCTCATTTAACTCACAGTAAACTGCATCGAGCTTTTTTTCTGCTTGAAGGTTGCGGCTTCGATTGTGGTACAAGATTTCCATATCAAAACCTGTAGCACGTTTCGCAAGCGTCTCTCCAATTTTCCCCATTCCAACAATACCTAATGTTTTATGATGAACATCTCTACCTGCTAACAAAAATGGACTCCAGCTTTTCCACTGATTTTCTTTCACATATCCAGCAGCTTCTACTAAACGTCTAGCTACACTCATTAATAAACCAAAC
This genomic interval carries:
- the thrB gene encoding homoserine kinase produces the protein MLENERFVITVPASSANLGPGFDSIGVALSRYLRLTVERHDEWIFIAETKEVQSIPTGTDNLMYEVAQDVARQFNIDLPSAKVSVWSNIPLARGLGSSASAIVAGIELANVLCDLRLSKREKLRISSLMEGHPDNVSPSIYGGIVVGYHHENETYIAQIPEFDVDIVMAIPEYELKTTDARDVLPSDINYRHAVEAGAIGNMLVAALLNKDLPLVGEFMEKDLYHEPYRMRLVPELSLVRKEAKVLGAYGVSLSGAGPSVLCLAPKGKGKAIAEHMYALLPNCEIDVLQIDRKGVFVEAEVTTS
- the thrC gene encoding threonine synthase — protein: MWKGLLAEYKEFLPVTEKTPMLTLHEGNTPLIHLAHLSKELGIDLHVKVEGLNPTGSFKDRGMVMAVAKAKEEGSNTVICASTGNTSAAAAAYASRAGMRCIVVIPNGKIAMGKLAQAVMYGAEIVAIEGNFDQALSMVRKLSETSPVALVNSVNPYRIEGQKTASFEICEQLGKAPDVLAIPVGNAGNITAYWKGFKEYSERHQTSLPHMHGFEAEGAAAIVRNQVIENPETIATAIRIGNPASWDYAVNAAKESNGKIDEVTDEQILEAYRTIARKEGVFAEPGSCASIAGVFKDVASGKIAKGSTVVAVLTGNGLKDPNVAIDAHNVKPVVLPNDEEKVFEYIQGVVASC
- a CDS encoding homoserine dehydrogenase, with protein sequence MTKSISVGLLGLGTVGSGVVKIIENHQDKLSHQVGCPVEVKKVVVKDIDKKRDVEISEDKLTTNVEDVLHNAEIDVVIEVMGGVEETRDYILTALRNKKHVVTANKDLMAVYGSELLTVASENSCDLFYEASVAGGIPILRGLADGLASDRITKMMGIVNGTTNFILTKMTKEGSAYDEVLKEAQDLGYAEADPTSDVGGLDAARKMAILATLGFSMKIDLDDVRVQGITEVTEDDLQYSKQLGYTMKLIGYAHRDGDNVEVSVQPTLLADTHPLASVSDEYNAVYVYGEAVGETMFYGPGAGSLPTATAVVSDLVGVMKNMRLGVNGKSAVTPQYPKQLKTEDEMFSKHFLRIHVKDQVGAFAKLTTLFSERGVSFEKIIQLPVKGSELAEIVVVTHKTSQKDYEEILQQLRDLPIVENVKSSYRVEGVGTV
- a CDS encoding 2-hydroxyacid dehydrogenase — translated: MDKPFVFITRKIPNELIEPLKAVANVEMWDKEDEAVPHELLCEKAKHAHALLTMLSDRIDSELLTQAPHLKLVANLAVGFDNIDVEAATERGIIVSNTPDVLSDTTADLTFGLLMSVARRLVEAAGYVKENQWKSWSPFLLAGRDVHHKTLGIVGMGKIGETLAKRATGFDMEILYHNRSRNLQAEKKLDAVYCELNELLERSDFVICLTPLTDETKHLFNASAFEQMKTTAIFINASRGAVVDEQALLHAIQSGEIAGAGLDVFDQEPISASHPLLQLPNVVALPHIGSASIETRTEMISLCVKNIKAVLTNESPITIVNKEAFAKKS